ACGGCATCAAGGGCGACCGCATGATGCGGGAGCGAGCCAAGAGCGGGGTGCTGGGCAGGGTCGCCAAACAGGATGTCCTGAAGGACGAGTTCACTATCGATGAACTCAACGACCTCAACAACTACCTGGCGTGGAACATCTGGGACGTGCTGGTCATGCGCGCCACCGAGGGGGTCTCGGGCATGATCCCCCGTCAGGAGTACGAAATCCTGGCTTTCATGCAGGAGTTCTATCGCTACCCGCAGTTCATGCGCCTGATGACCGACCGGATCGGCGCCGAAGGCGTCATGGACATCGGTGCCAGTGCCCGTAAGGAGATCGGCACCAAGATCAACTGCGTGCACGACTGGTGCCTGGGTGCGGTCGCGTTCGGCATGGGCCGCTGCGGTCTGCTGGCGCTGGAGGCCATCGGCCCCGACGACTACGTCGAGGAATCGAACATCATCCTGAAGTTCATGCAACGCGTCCTGTGGGGCAAGCGCCAGGACGGCTACATCCTGAACTCCCAGGACAACTACCGTTGCCAGATCCACGACCAGTCCGTCATCGACATGGTGATGAGCGAGGTCGTCGACTTCGACGAGGGCAGCGAGGACTACCAGCGGTTCACCGGGTTCAACGCCACCGCAGAGTTGCTCGCGTTCTTCGACCACTACGACTGCCGGCTGGGTCTGGGCGACACCGGGCCCTACCCGCTGCCCGACGGCCGCCTGCTGATCATCCGCGACCTGTTCGTCAACGAGAGGGTCTACCACTGGTCGGACGTGTGCGACGAGCTTCCGCACTGCTACACCCTGGCCGTGGTGATCGACCCGGAGAAGCTCGGGCTCAAGGAGATCCGGGTCAACGACATCTCCACCACCTTCACGGTCCCGAAGAACTACATCCCCGCCATCACCGGTGGGGCGATCTTCGTGCGGCAGGAGTGGGACACCCCGATGGGTGAGGTGTACCCGCTCAAGCTGACCGAGCTGGAGCCGCACCTGGAGAAGATCCGCACCGCCACGGTCAAGATGTACGACAAGACCATCCGCATGCCGCGCCGCGAGCTGTGCACCAACGGCATCTGGTCCTACTACATCGACATGCTGCTGCCCTACCTGCGCAAGGCCGGTGTCTGGGACGAGGTCGTCTCGCCGAAGTACGACTTCTGGGAGATCGACCAGCGCGTGGCGAACTACTACTACGAGATCACCAAGCGCAACTTCGTCCAGGTCACCGTCCCGCAGAAGATCTTCTCCGGCGAGGGCTACCTGCCGTTCTCGGCCGAGGCGGACCTGCGGTCCAGCAAGTACGCCTGGATCTGAGCGACCCGTTCGGCGCGTCGCCGGTCCCGCAGCCTGCGGTCCGGCGACGCGCTGCCGGGCCTGGCCGAGGCCGGTCCGGTGGACGGCCCGTAGGGTGGGAACGTTCCGGCGGTCGAGTGCCGGGCCCCTGCGTGCGAAGGGATGTGCGCCATGCCGGACGACTTGGACGTGCTGAGCCGGATCCGAGCCCTGGTCGAGGAGGAGCACTCGTTGACCAGCCAGGAGGACGGCGCCCACCGGCGCAAGCAACTCGAGGAAGAACTCGACCAGTGCTGGGACTTACTCCGGCAACGCCGTGCCCGCCGCGAGTTCGGCGAGGACCCTGGCAACGCCCACGCCCGCTCGGTCGATCAGGTCGAGAAATACCTCCAGTAGCCGTTTCGGAGCACGCGCGAGGGGGCGGTGTTCTCCTGGGGTTCGCTCGACCGTCGTGGCAGCCGGCGGATGCCCTCGCGGAGACTGGGACTCGACGTCCGCAACTCTTCAAGGGGAACTGCCGATGCTGCTCGACGGGACCTTGACCGGGCCGCCGCACGCCCCGCGTTGGGTCCAGTTGGACTGCGCGGTGAACGCCCGCGACCTCGGCGGCATCCCGGTTGCGGGCGGGCGACGGGTCCGGACCGGGCGACTGTTCCGATCCGACCACCTCGACGACTGCTCGACCCGAGACCTTGCCGTGCTGCGCGACGCGCTCGGGATCCGCACGGTCATCGACCTGCGCCACCACCCGCGGGAGCGTGTCGACCCCAACCGTCCGCTGCCGTTCGGCACGGACGTCGACGTCTTCAACATCCCGATGGTCCGCGACCTCGAGACTTTCGGGTCGGCGCTGGCCGCCCCCGGGAACCGGGGCCTGAGCGCGTTCTACGTCGAGATGACCCGGCTGGACCGACGTCAGATCGTTGAGGCGGTACGCACCCTCGCGCTGCACTGCCGGGCCCCGGTATGGCTCCACTGCACCTCGGGCAAGGACCGCACCGGCACGGTGATCGCGTTGGTCCTGTCGTTGCTGGGGGCCTCGACCAACGACATCGTGGCTGATTACGCCTGCACCATCGTGGAC
This portion of the Sporichthyaceae bacterium genome encodes:
- a CDS encoding DUF2630 family protein, producing MPDDLDVLSRIRALVEEEHSLTSQEDGAHRRKQLEEELDQCWDLLRQRRARREFGEDPGNAHARSVDQVEKYLQ
- a CDS encoding tyrosine-protein phosphatase, encoding MLLDGTLTGPPHAPRWVQLDCAVNARDLGGIPVAGGRRVRTGRLFRSDHLDDCSTRDLAVLRDALGIRTVIDLRHHPRERVDPNRPLPFGTDVDVFNIPMVRDLETFGSALAAPGNRGLSAFYVEMTRLDRRQIVEAVRTLALHCRAPVWLHCTSGKDRTGTVIALVLSLLGASTNDIVADYACTIVDRDAVAAHMKRQGWRPKGFTSAHLRADAVSMRNFLDWFRAEHGTAAEWLVRNGLEPQHLTTLRSELLETDPAA